In Modestobacter versicolor, a single genomic region encodes these proteins:
- a CDS encoding MFS transporter, with amino-acid sequence MQLLLPLQLEDLDPAHKVRDFGLVNGLAGLAALVALPVFGALCDRTRSAIGRRRVWVAGGVAVYAVGLLLTGAATDWRSVAAGWLVAQLGMYAAMAGLTATIADQVPAGQRGTVSAAVYGPQALGILLGLVLVTVLGGGASTGYAGLAVLLVVVALPWLLRSRDSAPVGRPQSFAAALRATWEAPTRHPDYAWAFGGRLLVNLGNALGTTYLLYFLTDGLRLDDPEGSLLVLTLVYLVATVSATWGGGVLSDRTGRRRVFVAGAAVLQALACAVLVVAPSWPSALVAGLLLGAGYGAYTSVDQALVTQVLPDARTVAGDLGVMNVAAVAPQALAPLMASLVISQLGGYDVLFGLAGAVTVLGALSVARIRSVR; translated from the coding sequence GTGCAGCTGCTGCTGCCGCTGCAGCTGGAGGACCTCGACCCGGCGCACAAGGTGCGCGACTTCGGCCTGGTCAACGGGCTGGCCGGGCTGGCCGCGCTGGTCGCGCTGCCGGTCTTCGGCGCGCTGTGCGACCGCACCCGCTCGGCGATCGGCCGGCGCCGGGTGTGGGTCGCGGGCGGTGTCGCCGTCTACGCCGTCGGGCTGCTGCTCACCGGTGCCGCCACCGACTGGCGCTCGGTGGCGGCCGGCTGGCTGGTGGCGCAGCTGGGCATGTACGCCGCGATGGCCGGGCTGACCGCGACCATCGCCGACCAGGTGCCGGCCGGGCAGCGCGGCACCGTCTCCGCCGCCGTCTACGGCCCGCAGGCGCTCGGCATCCTGCTCGGGCTGGTGCTGGTCACCGTGCTGGGCGGAGGGGCGAGCACCGGGTACGCCGGGCTCGCCGTGCTGCTGGTCGTGGTCGCGCTGCCGTGGCTGCTGCGCTCGCGGGACAGCGCCCCGGTCGGCCGGCCGCAGTCGTTCGCCGCGGCGTTGCGGGCCACCTGGGAGGCACCGACCCGGCACCCGGACTACGCCTGGGCCTTCGGTGGGCGGTTGCTGGTGAACCTGGGCAACGCCCTGGGGACGACGTACCTTCTGTACTTCCTCACCGACGGGCTGCGGCTGGACGACCCCGAGGGCTCGCTGCTGGTGCTCACGCTGGTCTACCTGGTGGCCACGGTCAGCGCGACGTGGGGCGGCGGTGTGCTGTCGGACCGCACCGGGCGGCGGCGGGTGTTCGTCGCCGGGGCCGCGGTGCTGCAGGCGCTGGCCTGTGCCGTCCTGGTGGTGGCGCCCAGCTGGCCGAGCGCCCTGGTCGCCGGCCTGCTGCTGGGTGCCGGGTACGGCGCCTACACCTCGGTCGACCAGGCGCTGGTGACCCAGGTGCTGCCCGACGCCCGCACCGTCGCCGGCGACCTCGGGGTGATGAACGTGGCCGCGGTCGCCCCGCAGGCGCTCGCCCCGCTGATGGCGAGCCTGGTCATCTCCCAGCTCGGCGGCTACGACGTCCTGTTCGGGCTTGCCGGCGCGGTCACCGTGCTCGGCGCCCTCAGCGTCGCCCGCATCCGCTCCGTCCGCTAG